From the genome of Planctomycetia bacterium, one region includes:
- a CDS encoding FAD-dependent oxidoreductase yields MKLLIVGGVAGGASAAARARRLSEDAEIILFERGPDVSFANCGLPYYIGGEIADREKLLVAKPQLLRTRFRLDVRTLSSVDVIDRSAKTVRVRDLASGRQYDESFDKLILATGAAPYRPSIPGLDLRGVFTLRNLEDTDRIKMHVDQGVKQAVLLGGGFISLELAENFVRRGIATTVVERNGQILAPFDLEMTTPIVEGLASKGIDLLLGCSAEAVEQTPEGLVVCLNSGQRLPAQLVIFGVGVRPENKLAIDAGLKVGARGGIQVDEYLRTSDPNIYAVGDAIEVADFVLGAPTQVPLAGPANRQGRIAADNVCGRSMKYRGTQGTAILGFFDHTAAITGASEKSLRRNGQPFRKIYIHPAHHAGYYPGAEAMTLKLIFDPTTGRVLGAQAVGGAGVDKRIDVLAVAIQACLTVFELEEMELAYAPQFGSAKDPINMAGFVASGLLRGDHPQTDWETLDDAADKPFVLDVRTPAEYAGGHVPGAVSIPIDELRSRLAELPHGRPIVTYCQVGQRGYLATRILLQAGFDVSNLGGGYKTYLLHMSTPPERMTEGSTSSTAINIRRDG; encoded by the coding sequence TGTGTCGTTCGCCAACTGCGGCTTGCCGTACTACATCGGCGGCGAGATCGCGGACCGAGAAAAGCTCCTAGTCGCTAAGCCCCAGTTGCTCCGGACTCGATTTCGACTCGATGTCCGAACCCTATCGTCGGTCGACGTGATCGACCGTTCGGCGAAAACGGTTCGAGTTCGAGACCTTGCATCGGGTCGACAGTACGACGAGTCATTCGACAAACTGATTCTCGCAACCGGTGCGGCCCCGTATCGACCGTCGATTCCCGGCCTGGATCTGCGCGGGGTCTTCACGCTGAGAAACCTGGAAGACACGGATCGGATCAAAATGCACGTCGACCAGGGCGTGAAGCAAGCCGTTCTCCTCGGTGGTGGTTTCATCAGCTTGGAACTGGCGGAGAACTTCGTCCGTCGCGGCATAGCGACGACCGTCGTCGAGCGAAACGGACAGATTCTGGCGCCGTTCGATCTGGAGATGACGACGCCCATCGTCGAAGGGTTAGCGAGCAAAGGAATCGACTTACTGCTGGGATGCTCGGCCGAGGCGGTCGAGCAGACGCCGGAAGGGCTCGTCGTTTGCTTGAACTCGGGCCAAAGACTCCCGGCGCAATTAGTGATCTTCGGAGTCGGAGTTCGACCGGAAAACAAACTGGCGATCGATGCGGGTCTGAAGGTCGGTGCGCGCGGCGGAATTCAAGTCGATGAATACCTGCGGACGAGCGATCCGAACATCTACGCCGTCGGCGATGCGATCGAAGTCGCAGATTTCGTCCTCGGCGCGCCGACGCAGGTGCCGCTCGCCGGCCCCGCCAATCGGCAAGGCCGTATCGCCGCCGACAACGTCTGCGGTCGTTCGATGAAGTACCGAGGTACGCAGGGAACGGCGATCCTCGGCTTCTTCGATCACACGGCGGCGATCACCGGCGCGTCGGAAAAATCACTCCGCCGAAACGGCCAACCGTTCCGTAAGATCTACATCCATCCGGCACATCACGCCGGATACTATCCCGGTGCCGAAGCGATGACGCTAAAGCTCATCTTCGACCCGACGACGGGGCGAGTGTTGGGTGCGCAAGCCGTCGGAGGTGCGGGCGTCGACAAGCGGATCGATGTGTTGGCGGTGGCGATTCAGGCCTGCCTGACCGTGTTCGAGTTGGAAGAAATGGAACTGGCTTACGCACCGCAGTTCGGCTCCGCCAAAGACCCGATCAACATGGCCGGATTCGTCGCAAGCGGCCTGCTCCGCGGAGATCACCCGCAAACGGATTGGGAGACGCTCGACGACGCGGCGGACAAGCCGTTCGTGCTCGACGTGCGAACACCGGCCGAGTACGCCGGCGGACACGTTCCGGGCGCCGTTAGCATTCCGATCGATGAATTGCGAAGCCGGCTAGCGGAACTGCCGCATGGGAGGCCGATCGTCACCTACTGTCAGGTCGGACAACGAGGATATCTCGCGACGAGAATCTTGCTGCAGGCGGGATTCGACGTTTCCAATCTGGGCGGCGGATACAAGACGTATTTGCTCCACATGTCGACTCCACCCGAGAGGATGACGGAAGGGTCGACTTCATCGACAGCGATAAATATACGGCGCGACGGATGA